The window acgcttctgtcagcacttgaaaagttgagctagtcccaacttcggcagcgagcaacgcctctgaagcggcaccgaaggatccacaatgcagtttgacaacgcctgacgtcactcaTTTagagtgaatgggaagcgttgacgctgacgccccgtgtgaatggggcgttaaagCCAATCGTCACAgcaacgtaaaaacagtagttgtaccaagtattatttatgctatctatatTATTCTATGctttcccgggagagaaccctgagctcagagatagttAAGCCCatggctcccgcctggtcaataaagaatgtaaggggagtacgagatcaggtggttctctaAAGCTCCCCGTGGTAAAGGATGAAAGGGTGAGAAGGAGTGGATGGGGGGGTTTCTTCTGAAAACGAAGGTTAGGGAGTAGTTTTTGCCAGACTACtaatagtgagtttggattaatctgattggcttactaatgattgtaaataattggggatcagctgcagtcaatcatattatgtgctcctctcgaaattagtttgtgaaacttcacgtAGTTGTatagagtattatttatgctatctattaaatcacctaataaattgtattttttaatgtctacCACCACtccaaccccaaacccaaccgtcacactaacataaaaacagtagttgtaccgagtattatttatgctatatattaaattacccaataaacagttttttaaaaagcCCACCCCCacactaaaccaaaccaaaccgtcacagtaatgtaaaaacagtagttgcatTGAGTATTAtatatgctatctattaaatcacccaagaaattatatttttttaacgtctacccccccataaacccaaccgccacaggactgtaaaaatattaattattgctaTACAGTGTTTTAAAAGATGCTGCTTTATTGATGTGCGATGTTGCACTTCCAGCCAGCTGcatatcccatctagacttcTAGACCTTTTGAGCTCCAAGCATGTATACGTGTTTACTTCCGGTCGTACAGAACTATAAAGGAAGAGGTGAAGATTTTGCATTTTTGTTACCAAAAATaagcatgtttaaaataaaataaaaacttaagtaGTTTATCAGTGACAGGAGAGAACATCCGCACTACATTGCTGCATACCTCAATGCACTAATTTGCTTCCATTCCCTCCCGGTTAATGCTAAAGTTTGTGCTCAGTGGTTACTCAaattctgtaataataataaaaataattataacacaACGCAGAGAAACAACCGctacaaaaaaaagacatgatcCCAACGGAATTTGAGTAACCACTAAGCAGAACTTTAGCATCAACAGGGAAAGAATGAGGTATGCAGCAATGTAGTGAGGATGCTCTCTCCTGTCGCTGATAAActactttggtttttattttattttaaacatgcttATTTTTGGTAACGAAAATGCAAAATCTTCACCTCTTCCTTCATAGTTCTACATGACCGGAAGTAAACATGCACACATTTGGGTCTTGGAAGCTCACAGACGCCATCTTATGCACCTAGCCCATTGGTGAAGATACAGGGTCCTGCACAAATGCCCATATATGGCAGGATTGACCGTTGGTAGGAGGGATTTACCTCTGAGTGAGCCAGCAGGTCATGCTGAGATCTCCCCTGTGTGCGACTGtcacatttacagtatttataaagTGTGAGGTGAGATTTAATGGGATTTCTGAAGCTGTGTTTTGTAAAGCCCTgacgtttttataaaataaaggaaATACTAAAGAAGGTTTGTGAGATGGTTCAAACTCTTTTTCCTATGAGGGAAAATGCCATCATTTGTGGCGTTTACAACTTTCGGCTCTAAACTTGGCCTGCATTGTTTTGGTACAGACATAAATATAATGAGACCGATAATAAATCAGATACACAAAGCGTGAGTCGTGTAATTATAGTGTAAATGCTGTAATTATGACAAAGCTGCTATAGCTacttgtttttacttttaatttgttttagctGAAACTGAGAAAcaatcagttatttagggcagaGGTTTtcaaacggtggctcagtggttaccctagtagcaaagaattctggcccagatttggcaaaaagctggcacagcaggcattcatccggcactggcatacagcatgtgggccaaacatggcccgggtttggcagaggtggcaccgtttttaaagcggcacacaagatttgggccagatgaaaaacgtagtatttggcccagatttaaaaatttgataagtgggccatgtgagtttggccagtcttgacccacatttaaaatacactaaaatcatttttgagtaaagaaaaaaaattctaccaatcaggtcactttgagaaaaagcgtgcccatagtgtgcctaaagcgcatcactccatgggtttatcaatttcactgcaatcgtgacacaccaacctatctggcccagttcaggcccagttatgagttataaacttggctgagacttggcccagatatggtctgtgtttggcccttgtctggaagccagatttggtccagtcatgtaccgtaattcactgcggcatgtgggccaagcaaaacctgattgtgtgggccagagctgggccagagaaattttgctatgtgggtagcaTTGTTGCCTTatagcaagagggtcgctggtttgagtcccatctgggccagttggcatttctgtgtggagtttgcatgttctccccctccagtttcccccacagtccaaagacatgtgctgtaagtGAATTGGGTGAACAAAACTGCCCttatttatgagtgtgtgtgaatgaatgtatgggtgtttcccattactcggttgcagctggaaggtcattcattgcataaaacatatattggaatagttggcggttcattattcAGTAgcgaccctgataaataagggataaaaccctgataaataagggattagcTAAATTAGctgcaggaaaatgaatgaagaaatgtaaaataaattcatattaaatggttagttcatccaaaaatgaaggttctgttattaattactcagtCTTATTATATTCCAACCCACCAAGACCTACGATCATCTTTCAGGAAcacaaattaatacattaattaagatattttagatgaaatcagagagctctctcTCACCCTGTATAGACAGCAATAGTCTCGAGACGTTCAAAATTCAGAAACATCCTCAAAACTGTCCATATGTCTTTAGTGGTTCAATCTGAATCTTATGAAGATACACGAGAATATTGTTGTgcatacataaaacaaaaatgacaacttTTTCAAGTTTCTCATGGTCAGTTTAGGTATACCCTGATGTATACCCTTTCGGTGTTTTAAATGAAGCGTTCATGAGCAGCGTGACGAGCAAAATGGCTCTTGTGAATATGCCCTTTCTACTGACACTGGGGAGTAGAAACTGGTGaataagtcattatttttgttttatgtgggcacaaaagtattcttgtaACTTAATATTCTGAATAATTTCTTTTTGGTATTTGTCTTTTAAAGAAGAACAAAAGTCTTAGGGGGTTGGAACATAAGAGTGATTAGTAACCGAATTTGTGTACTAACCCTTTAAGATTATATACTTTAATTtgaaggtcccatgaagtgcttggaaatgtgattttttttatttttattttatgtttgatgtaatctcaactgaaaatgaagagagggtgggacatagagttGCTCCTTCCCCTTAAAAACAGCCAAGTGTTTGGTTTATATCACAACTCTGCCAGTGAGAATCCTTAcctcaagcgcatcaaataaaaaaagcaatcaagaagcatcttaaagggggcagggcatgtcagatactagagcacaggtgtcaaatccagctcctggagggctgcagctctgcatagtttagttccaaccttaattaaacacacctgatcaacctaattgagtccttcagttatgtttgaaacctgcaggtaaaTGTATTGAagcagggttagaactaaactgtgcagagctgcggccctccaggaattggatTTGGCATGTACCAGAGAGTATTCGATTGGTCAAGATTTTATGAGAAACTAAAGCAGGCATGTCcaagcttggtcctggagggcaggtgtcctgcaaagtttagttccaaccccaatcagacacacctgggctagctaatcaagctcttactaggaggcaagttagagctaaaatctgcaggacaccggccctccaggatcgagtttaaACACCCCTGAACTAAAGCATGAGGTCacgtgaaataaaaaaaattgttgaccCATTTAGGGGGAGGCAATTAACTGcaagctttgaatgtttataCCAGTTTTATAGCTTCtaagcatgaaatgttgtcagtTTTGGGGCAGAATAAGCTTTTAGATATCCTTAAAGCTAACAGACTGAAGCTAACATCtaatttaatttcatgggacctttaacatTAAGAATTTTGAATCACATTCAGGTTTAAAACAACTTGAGCATGAGTAAATGGAGGCCGTATGACAATTCTGTGGCGACATCCCTCAatatataatatgcatttttataatctatatttttggattaacaataataattttacatcatGCTATGGCCCACTAGTCTAGTGAATGTCCTGTTTTGAGACCCACCATTCttgcattttacaaaaaaaaaacccaacatCAATCGCAAAGCGGCTTTTGGCATTGTGGTGGAAACTCTGCACTCAAACTTGAGCACAACTCTCACAAATATCCACACATGCTTGTTATTGGCCAACAGGGCTTGTTTAGTGTCTTTAAGGTGTCATGTGACACACATAACCAGTGCTCAGGCTTGTTTTCTTGTCATTTGCGCGGGATCAGCTCAACAGCTTCAGCCTCTTCACTGGACTGTGTGTGCCAGATAAGCTGAGTGCCAACTGGAGCCATTTTAAAGAGGCCCACTTTGTACCCTCAATTTCAACCATGCCTGTTTTCTATCCACATCCAATAAATGCAGGGGGAAAAAAACCTGCTAATAGTGATGGATTTCCGCTAGTTCTTCAAGGTATAATCCTTGTATATGTTGTGTAAACCGAGTCTCATGTTTAGTTGTGCGTGTGGTCACTGAAAGTTGAAGTGTTTGGGTGTGTTTGTTCCCAGCGCAGAGATCCTGCTCTCCTGCTTTACACAAACACATAACCCTATTCATCGCCAGTGCGCGTTTAATCTGTAAACTATATCCAAAGCAGGAGGCTGGATAAGCAGATTAGCCTGCCCACACTGAGAAATATGTACTTTGGTTTCATGGCAGCCGATAGTGAGCAGTTTGAGGTTTCTCATCATCTAATGTTTTCAAACTTGTAGTTCAGTTTGATTGGACTGGatcaaataaacaatacatttggtATTAGTTCACGTAGCAATCTAATTGCTATTTAAAATTCTAGACTCAAGGCTAACAAAGGCTTTTATTATGGATGTTTTGAAACAGAACTTCCAAAGCAATGCTGTGCTAATGTGTAAAGTTTTCAACACTTTGTATTGTACTTTCTGTAATAAGGATTATTGTAAGTGATGTGAAAAAAATAGCTTGAGTATTCTAACTTTTTTGTGGTCGAATCTTTTAAATCGCCGTTGTTGGTGCACAATCGACATCTTTAGTCTTTTGTACTCATGTTTAAGTCAACTTGAGTTTTATTGTTAGCAAATAAAGAACCATTCTTTTAGTGTTCATGGTCCACCCTATGTTTACATGGCAGCATTGAGAACAATCACACTAAAGTTCACTTTATTGATGTGCGAACACACTGTTAATGACATTTTGATATAAAAGATTGTGCTTAAAATATTCAAACTGCCTTTGCaagcaaatatttttaattgaGGGAAAAAGTTTACCAGGATAGATATGgtacatggatggatgggtacTTACCATACAGCAGGGGTGCCCAGACTCAGtccaggagggccagtgtccttcaacgttagttccaaccccaatcagacacacctgggctagcaaatcaagctcttactattctttctagaaacatccttgcaggtgtgttgaggcaagttaaagctaaaatctgcaggacacaagtcttccaggactgagtttggacacccctgcgacacatctagtaagaccttgattagcttgatcaggtgtgtttgattagggttggagctaaaatctgcaggacaccggacctccaggaacaagtttggtgacccctggtttatagcagtggttctcaaagtgggggtcgagaccccccgaggggtcgtgggacaatgaaggggggtcgcctggtgatttccaaaaatctatttatttttattaaaccataagaattaccatattttatccataacctactgaaaaggaaaaaaaagtcatttatagtcactatatactactgtatataggtactatagtagcttatagttactagttctattagaTTGCGAtcgctggggtaattacattatattaaagacacagcaatagcttcagatgcagcagattgatcaCCAGGTTAAGTTTTCTGGCTCATTTACAGCCctaacatacataaaaaaaacattacaaagaatagactttggtctattggtgtgtgtgcgccattgcatgcaaagtttctgtatttataaccacctcagaggatattgggggtcgcgagccactggcattgttattttaggggtcgcgggctgaaaagtttggaaacccctagTTTGTAGTATATAGTTTTACTTGTAAATAAAACACAGTGGTCTACATTGGAAGTGGATCAAAAACTTTCATCAAAAGTTATCTTTAATATATTGATCAACACCCCATCTTGACTATTTTAAACATCTTTTTGGATCCACTTCAAATGCTGACTACGGTAGatctgcattttaaaaaatgtttattttaaatggtatgaatggtttaaaccaggggtgctcaatcctgttcctggagatctaccttcctgcagatttcaattgctacccatatcaaacacacctgcctgtaattatcaagtggtgttcaggtcctaattaattggttcaggtgtgtttgatatgagtagcaactgaaatctgcaggaaggtagatctccaggaacaggattgagcacccctggtttaatCCAAGAATTGTTATTACTATAGATCTTAACACATTGTAAAATAAAggcattaatgtttttttaatcaagtaATTATTAATCTTCCCTTGTTTTTAAAGTAGTTTAGCATAAACCCTTCACAGTTGTGCAGAAATGCATGCATATTCAtttaatcagcattttagaaGTCTAGCTAGTGCTTATATTAGTGATGCACTATATTAAGCACACATGAAAAACCCTCTTCCCCTTTCTCTTAGCAACTGTAGACAAAAACAGTTGCTAAGGGATATTAACACAACACATCAGCTACTTTAGCAGTCAAACTTTGCAAAGCCTAGCATCCTGCCTTGTCTATCTAGCTCAGAGGGGGGTGGATGTCAAACTCCtagagggccacagccctgcagtttagttccaaccctgcttcaacacatttaCCTGCACATTTCAGACGAGCCTAAAGAACTTAGTCTGAAGAGGTGTGCTTACTTGTTGGATCTAAACTGTGCACAGTAGCCCTccaagaactgagtttgacacctgtgatttacaccagtgtttctctaccatgttcctggaggaccaccagcactgcatgctttggtctttcagtttctaaaggagctgatgatctgaatcaggcgtGTTTAAGGAAACATGGAAAAtgaagagctggtggtcctccatgaATGTGGTTcagaaacactgatctagacAATCTGCTTAATTTCAGGAACAAACAATCtagtattaaaaaaagaaaaagaaacaaaatctcttttttttagcatttttttttattgaaaagctTGACCCAATAAAAGGAACATTATATTTTATGGAATGTGATGTCATGACAGAACAATTTCCATATTAAGTCAGGCATGAGTTGTCTTGCTAGGTTGTGCAAGGGTCAGCAAGCCATCAACTTAATACTCCTCTCCCTCTTCATCCTCCTCACCGACGCTGTCTGTGCCCACCTCTTCATAATCCTTCTCCAGGGCAGCCATGTCTTCTCTGGCCTCTGAGAACTCGCCCTCCTCCATACCTTCACCCACATACCAATGAACGAAAGCTCTCTTGGCGTACATCAGATCAAACTTGTGGTCCAGACGAGCCCAGGCTTCAGCAATGGCTGTGGTGTTGCTCAACATGCACACGGCTCTCTGCACTTTAGCCAGGTCTCCTCCGGGAACCACAGTAGGGGGCTGGTAGTTGATGCCAACCTTGAACCCGGTGGGACACCAGTCCACAAACTGGATGCTACGCTTAGTCTTGATGGTGGCGATGGCGGAGTTGACGTCTTTGGGTACGACATCTCCACGGTACAGCAGACAGCAAGCCATGTACTTGCCGTGACGGGGGTCGCACTTCACCATCTGATTGGCTGGCTCAAAGCAAGCGTTGGTGATGTCAGCAACAGAGAGCTGCTCATGGTAGGCTTTCTCAGCGGAGATCACTGGGGCGTAGGTGGCTAAAGGGAAGTGGATACGAGGATAGGGCACCAGGTTAGTTTGGAACTCGGTCAGATCTACATTCAGGGCTCCATCGAAGCGCAGGGAGGCGGTGATGGAGGAAACGATCTGCCCGATCAGCCTGTTGAGGTTTGTGTATGTGGGACGCTCGATGTCTAGATTTCTTCTGCAGATGTCGTAGATGGCCTCGTTGTCTACCATGAAGGCACAGTCAGAGTGCTCGAGGGTGGTGTGGGTGGTGAGGATGGAGTTGTAGGGCTCCACCACTGCTGTGGATACTTGGGGTGCAGGATAAACGGCGAACTCAAGCTTGGACTTCTTTCCGTAGTCAACAGAGAGCCGTTCCATAAGGAGGGAGGTGAACCCAGAGCCAGTGCCACCACCAAAACTGTGGAAGATCAGGAAGCCCTGGAGCCCAGTGCACTGATCAGCCTGCAAACAAAAGATGTATCAAATGCATATCTGAATTATTGTGATCAAACTCTACATATTTTATTAACTAGTGATTACTAATGTTCTGCAAACTATAAGGTGGTGACAAAACTGGAAACCTACCAGTTTGCGAGTCCTGTCCAGCACCAGATCAATGATCTCTTTGCCAATGGTGTAGTGACCACGAGCATAATTATTGGCTGCATCTTCCTTACCGGTGATCAACTGCTCAGGGTGGAACAGCTGGCGGTAAGTACCTGTGCGCACCTCATCTGGAAAAAAGTAGTGGTTTCTTATAACTCTAATTAAATCATACGAAgttgacatttaaaaacaaaaatacaattaataataaaaaagaaaaagaaaaaataaaaaaaaataaaaaaaaaaaaaaaaaaaaaaagttaccaaTGACAGTAGGCTCCAGGTCAACGAAGACCGCTCTAGGGACATGTTTTCCAGCACCAGTCTCACTGAAGAAGGTGTTGAAGGAGTCATCTCCTCCTCCAATAGTTTTGTCACTGGGCATCTGACCGTCTGGCTGGATCCCATGCTCCAGGCAATACAACTCCCAGCAGGCATTGCCCATCTGGGCTCCGGCTTGGCCGACGTGCATGGAAATACATTCACGCTAGGGAAACACAAAAATAGGATTAGCATCAACAAGTTCAAAAAGGCTAGACAtgctaaaaaaatattcaaatctgTAGCGTCAGATAAATTAGTCTTATTACAGGAAAAAAAGGCTATCGCACATTTTAAACTCTCCCTACGCATTTATACGGGGACATTTTGTCCAGACAGGAAATGGGACAGAACGACAGCCCAGGATGTTTAATATTTTCATATGGGAAGTTGAATGGTGCCTTTGTTTGAATCCAGTGATGCGACTAACGTTATACATTGTATTCAGTGCGACATAACACATTCTTAACATTGCAAACAAGACATGTAACAAGTGGGGACGTCAGCCTCAAATGACTAAAAATCATGGATAAAAAAATAGTGTTCAGAATTGCCTAAGATGACCCGTTTAAGATCAATTGTTCTGCATGTGGATCAATAGTACCCATTACCAGTTCCCAACTAGTCACACTGCAGCTGTTACTGTAGTTTTATAAGCATGAGCTCATCAAGCTCAAATGCTGACTAAGCGAAGACTACAGGGTGAATGTAAAAGACATTTTGGTCGCTCTTAAAATCGTTGATGCCTTTATGAGGGACGAGTTGATCATAAAAGGACTATTTTGAGATCTTCGAGCACTATTCACCAAGTGAGTCAGAGTGTGAATTAAAAAACATAGCCTTTGGGGAAAGACCCAAAGGGCTGGGCTGATCCCTTCCCCCACCCAACGTGTACCACCCTACTTTCTGTATTATTCAGACTAACAAGAGAACGAGGACAGGGAAAAAAAAGCGCGATATCTGATCGCGCTTTAACTTAAGACCTTTATCCGCGCCTTAGAAATTCTGACGTGTCTGCTCCTCCACCCAGACAACCACGCATCTAACAAAAATCGAAGATTTAACCTAAATTTTATAACTTTAATGTCATCATTAGAGCTAAGTAGATCTGTCTTATGATGGCATTTATCAAATTTACTTGTAAATCGATTTTATAGCCTATTTTTCTTTGTTGTTCATCTCTTCAGAAAGTGCGCCAGACTTCCCAAAGCTCCTGCTGCTGCGCGTGCGTGTTCGCGCGCTTTTGTCTCGCGATAGCACAAAgccaaaaacactttaaaacatcACTAAATGCACAGGTTTTAACGAATTCacatatatctatttttttttaaacaaaaagggTACATTAAAATGTaaggcaataaaataaaatctggcgTTTCGTTATTAACAAACACGGATGCCTTGGATTTAAAGCAGTAAAAGAACTTCGTAAAGACACAGATATCAATCATATAAAGCATTTACTTGAAAATGGGACTCACCATTTTGACAGATTTTCCTTCAGACCGACGTCAAGGGCTCGGAGAATGAAGGCAGAATTACTGCGGAAGGGGTGAGGCTACGTTTATATAGCGGCGCGCGACCGGATGCAGGAGAGGCGGGGCTCTGGCTGCAGTCTGGCGGGAGCGACAGTTGGCGGACACGAGCGAGAAAAAGGAGGGAACATTTGGGCGGAACTTCGTGTGAATGACGAACCATTCAGTCAGAAGGACCGAGAGACGATGGAAAGTGCCCAGTAAGTCAAGGGGTGGGGTTCTTACATTTAAACTGCAAGAAAATGTCAGAGCTGGAGGTTTAAAGATGTTTTACACCTATAGTAAGCTGTATGGCACAGTAGGCTATGCATTTATATTTGACCAACTCATATTGAATTGTGTAATTCTGTcaaaatttgattttaaaaaataatgaaagttgtaaactattatttagcCAAACTATCGTGTTTTTCCAACCTGGATGTCATTCTTTCATCCTTCAATAtaatgtcacttttaaaagaaaagttacgaaaaaacaacacaatataaaatacaaaataaaagtagacTGAggggaaaatctgtggaaatcatTTGGGGaaaactatatattatttatatatagggtgattcaaaaagaacaCCACaactttgatatatatatatatatatatatatatatatatatatatatatatatatatatatatatatatatatatatatatatatacccaggggtatgaataatttcaggctttactaggctaaatatatacagttgaagtcagaattattagcccccctttgaattttttttcttttttaatttttcccaaattatgtttaacagcaaggaaattttcacagtatgtctgataatattttctcttctggagaaagtcttatttgttttatttcggctagaattaaaataccctttcagctgtaacccatctctgggaaacatccatacacactcatacactacggacaatttagcctatccaattcacctgtaccacatatctttggactgtgggggaaaccggagcacccggagaaaaacccacgcgaatgtggggagaacatgcacaactccacactgaaacgccaactgacccagccgaggctcaaaccagcgaccttcttgctgtaaggcaacagcactgcctactgcgccactgcgtcaccagtAGCCATACTGTGATTTCCaaattcacttatttattaaattgtttctatttattttatgcagTGAGCATTAAAATTACAACAGAAATGATGTTTTTcctaataatatttttacaaacaCCTAGTCCAACCCAtagttataattttattttatctttcaaaatcatttattcattttcttttcggcttagtccctgtattagtCTGgagtcgctacagcggaatgaactgccaacttatccagtgcatgttttatgcagcggatgccctttcagctgcaacccatcactgggaaacactcatgcacacacacatacactacggacaattaagcctacccaattcacatgtaccacgTCTTTTGAGGAAACCCAGGCactaggaggaaacccacgccaacacagggagaacatgcaaactccacacagaaatgctaactaactgatccagccgaggctcgaaccagcaatcttcttgctgtgaggctatcgtgctacccactgcgccactgtgatgtcCCTTTCAAAGTAATACTAATTGTAATGTGCTTTTTGTTATTTCCTAACGATCTTAATAATAAGTTTTAAAGGACATTTGTTACTGAAGACCAGAAAATATTTCATCTCATCTACAAAACATGATGCAGAAACACAAACGTAGGCACAATTGCACACAGCTAGTCATCACATTAACACAAGCTTGTGAATATCTGTATCATAAACTTTGCACTTTGACAGATATGTCACATCTGTTGATTTTCCATGCAGGAAGCCTCTTAACATGAAGACAACTGtacaaaatgtgcaaataaaacacAACGACTGCAATAAGGTTTTCCCGCACAAGATTTTGTGGCTCAGATAAGTCCAAATGTTTAGAGAAGGACTCAGTGGAGAATGTCTGGAATGCCTGGTAGAGCTGCTGGTGTGTTTAAGCAGAGGGCAGTGTATTTGTGTCAGTAAATGAGAGAAAAGATTACATGAGGGGTCAAGCTTGAACTATATTATTACACTTAAATATGAGGCAAAATTCTGGTTTTGGGAATAATTAACTCACACATCAGACAGGGTGTTTAAGATGTTAAAGGAAAGAAGCTATTGAACTTTTAAAGGCTTACTTTGAATCCAAATAGATTATTTTCGATGTAAATTTAGACCCTTGTTTGTAGAAATTTAACTTAGTCCGAAACCAATCTGCAAAACTGCTTGTCTTAGATTTTGTTTacctcgtttctagtccaaaatatcaaaaatttcctatatcaagaagcattttctagacaagcaaaacatattgtcttgttttaagaaataatatgccaaaatgaagtgtttttccttaaaaaaagcaaaataatctgccaacggggtAAGCAAAATGATCTTATGttgaaaggaaaaacaagattattttgcttaccccgttggcagattatttc is drawn from Danio rerio strain Tuebingen ecotype United States chromosome 6, GRCz12tu, whole genome shotgun sequence and contains these coding sequences:
- the tuba8l4 gene encoding tubulin, alpha 8 like 4 (The RefSeq protein has 3 substitutions compared to this genomic sequence); the protein is MRECISMHVGQAGAQMGNACWELYCLEHGIQPDGQMPSDKTIGGGDDSFNTFFSETGAGKHVPRAVFVDLEPTVINEVRTGTYRQLFHPEQLITGKEDAANNYARGHYTTGKEIIDLVLDRTRKLADQCTGLQGFLIFHSFGGGTGSGFTSLLMERLSVDYGKKSKLEFAVYPAPQVSTAVVEPYNSILTTHTTLEHSDCAFMVDNEAIYDICRRNLDIERPTYTNLNRLIGQIVSSITASLRFDGALNVDLTEFQTNLVPYPRIHFPLATYAPVISAEKAYHEQLSVADITNACFEPANQMVKCDPRHGKYMACCLLYRGDVVPKDVNSAIATIKTKRSIQFVDWCPTGFKVGINYQPPTVVPGGDLAKVQRAVCMLSNTTAIAEAWARLDHKFDLVYAKRAFVHWYVGEGMEEGEFSEAREDMAALEKDYEEVGTDSVGEEDEEGEEY